The following are encoded together in the Daucus carota subsp. sativus chromosome 5, DH1 v3.0, whole genome shotgun sequence genome:
- the LOC108220851 gene encoding F-box/kelch-repeat protein At3g23880 isoform X2 produces MYLLLSSYIGMVIVREILNISGGDRSLCNLPVELLSEIFLKLPVRSLLACQCVCKSFDRLIKSPAFTASHVNHNSTSSTNTYCSVNILVIDEDFKDRCEQILINNEGGSVISTSHVRQSNPLATNISVIGSCNGLFCAYLNIFGEPWASRIMLWNPVTRDNRFLPKPKIDAPHRQFFPVNAFGFVPESNEFKVVRIVSYYTSGNIELPSPGDVFVMQAEVYKMSTDSWTVLNASAIPCYGPQHMFLEIESFLPLKFNRPTRTLFLEGAFHWLAVNPKNVYDLCAAVVAFDLEHEEFKIISLLESHRILHSKKGQLEIINDLLGLIVPHRPGFSPDFDVWVMNDYGSKESWTRMYCVKQSTGFARPCGYWKDDLLLMVENGRRNRLFFYDLRTKERQNILNSGYFYYEYFCSYVETLVPVSRRNAVVENADD; encoded by the coding sequence GTATCTACTGCTTTCATCGTACATAGGTATGGTAATAGTAAGGGAGATTTTAAACATTTCTGGGGGGGATCGATCACTATGCAATTTACCAGTCGAACTTCTAAGTGAAATCTTTTTAAAGCTTCCAGTGAGGTCGCTGTTGGCTTGCCAGTGTGTGTGCAAATCATTTGACAGGCTGATCAAAAGCCCTGCATTTACAGCTAGCCATGTCAATCACAACTCTACTTCTAGTACCAACACCTATTGTTCAGTCAATATTCTTGTCATTGACGAGGATTTTAAAGACAGATGCGAGCAAATCCTGATAAATAACGAAGGCGGTTCTGTAATTTCTACTTCTCATGTGAGACAGAGTAATCCTCTCGCAACCAATATCTCCGTTATAGGCAGCTGCAATGGTTTGTTTTGTGCTTATCTTAATATATTTGGTGAACCATGGGCATCTCGCATAATGCTTTGGAATCCTGTCACAAGAGATAATAGATTTCTTCCGAAACCCAAGATTGATGCTCCGCACAGGCAATTTTTCCCTGTTAATGCATTTGGTTTTGTCCCTGAAAGTAACGAGTTCAAGGTAGTGAGGATTGTTTCCTATTATACTTCAGGCAATATAGAATTACCCTCGCCTGGTGATGTTTTTGTAATGCAAGCTGAAGTGTACAAAATGAGTACAGATTCTTGGACTGTCTTGAACGCAAGTGCTATACCTTGTTATGGGCCTCAACATATGTTCTTGGAAATTGAATCTTTTTTACCGCTCAAGTTTAATCGGCCTACTAGGACATTGTTCTTAGAGGGAGCATTTCACTGGCTTGCTGTAAATCCAAAAAATGTTTATGATCTTTGTGCAGCAGTAGTGGCATTTGATCTTGAGCATGAGGAGTTTAAAATAATCAGCTTACTGGAGTCTCATAGAATTTTGCACTCAAAGAAGGGCCAGCTTGAGATTATAAACGATCTTCTTGGTCTAATTGTTCCTCACAGGCCCGGTTTTTCCCCAGACTTTGACGTATGGGTGATGAATGATTACGGGAGTAAAGAGTCTTGGACTAGGATGTATTGTGTTAAACAATCTACTGGATTTGCACGTCCATGTGGATATTGGAAAGATGATCTTCTGCTAATGGTTGAGAACGGCAGGCGTAATAGGTTGTTTTTTTATGACCTCCGTACCAAAGAAAGGCAGAACATCTTAAATTCTGGGTATTTCTACTACGAATATTTCTGTAGTTATGTTGAAACACTTGTCCCGGTCAGCAGA
- the LOC108220851 gene encoding F-box/kelch-repeat protein At3g23880 isoform X3, with protein MVIVREILNISGGDRSLCNLPVELLSEIFLKLPVRSLLACQCVCKSFDRLIKSPAFTASHVNHNSTSSTNTYCSVNILVIDEDFKDRCEQILINNEGGSVISTSHVRQSNPLATNISVIGSCNGLFCAYLNIFGEPWASRIMLWNPVTRDNRFLPKPKIDAPHRQFFPVNAFGFVPESNEFKVVRIVSYYTSGNIELPSPGDVFVMQAEVYKMSTDSWTVLNASAIPCYGPQHMFLEIESFLPLKFNRPTRTLFLEGAFHWLAVNPKNVYDLCAAVVAFDLEHEEFKIISLLESHRILHSKKGQLEIINDLLGLIVPHRPGFSPDFDVWVMNDYGSKESWTRMYCVKQSTGFARPCGYWKDDLLLMVENGRRNRLFFYDLRTKERQNILNSGYFYYEYFCSYVETLVPVSRRNAVVENADD; from the coding sequence ATGGTAATAGTAAGGGAGATTTTAAACATTTCTGGGGGGGATCGATCACTATGCAATTTACCAGTCGAACTTCTAAGTGAAATCTTTTTAAAGCTTCCAGTGAGGTCGCTGTTGGCTTGCCAGTGTGTGTGCAAATCATTTGACAGGCTGATCAAAAGCCCTGCATTTACAGCTAGCCATGTCAATCACAACTCTACTTCTAGTACCAACACCTATTGTTCAGTCAATATTCTTGTCATTGACGAGGATTTTAAAGACAGATGCGAGCAAATCCTGATAAATAACGAAGGCGGTTCTGTAATTTCTACTTCTCATGTGAGACAGAGTAATCCTCTCGCAACCAATATCTCCGTTATAGGCAGCTGCAATGGTTTGTTTTGTGCTTATCTTAATATATTTGGTGAACCATGGGCATCTCGCATAATGCTTTGGAATCCTGTCACAAGAGATAATAGATTTCTTCCGAAACCCAAGATTGATGCTCCGCACAGGCAATTTTTCCCTGTTAATGCATTTGGTTTTGTCCCTGAAAGTAACGAGTTCAAGGTAGTGAGGATTGTTTCCTATTATACTTCAGGCAATATAGAATTACCCTCGCCTGGTGATGTTTTTGTAATGCAAGCTGAAGTGTACAAAATGAGTACAGATTCTTGGACTGTCTTGAACGCAAGTGCTATACCTTGTTATGGGCCTCAACATATGTTCTTGGAAATTGAATCTTTTTTACCGCTCAAGTTTAATCGGCCTACTAGGACATTGTTCTTAGAGGGAGCATTTCACTGGCTTGCTGTAAATCCAAAAAATGTTTATGATCTTTGTGCAGCAGTAGTGGCATTTGATCTTGAGCATGAGGAGTTTAAAATAATCAGCTTACTGGAGTCTCATAGAATTTTGCACTCAAAGAAGGGCCAGCTTGAGATTATAAACGATCTTCTTGGTCTAATTGTTCCTCACAGGCCCGGTTTTTCCCCAGACTTTGACGTATGGGTGATGAATGATTACGGGAGTAAAGAGTCTTGGACTAGGATGTATTGTGTTAAACAATCTACTGGATTTGCACGTCCATGTGGATATTGGAAAGATGATCTTCTGCTAATGGTTGAGAACGGCAGGCGTAATAGGTTGTTTTTTTATGACCTCCGTACCAAAGAAAGGCAGAACATCTTAAATTCTGGGTATTTCTACTACGAATATTTCTGTAGTTATGTTGAAACACTTGTCCCGGTCAGCAGA
- the LOC108220851 gene encoding F-box/kelch-repeat protein At3g23880 isoform X1 produces the protein MLSLYLLLSSYIGMVIVREILNISGGDRSLCNLPVELLSEIFLKLPVRSLLACQCVCKSFDRLIKSPAFTASHVNHNSTSSTNTYCSVNILVIDEDFKDRCEQILINNEGGSVISTSHVRQSNPLATNISVIGSCNGLFCAYLNIFGEPWASRIMLWNPVTRDNRFLPKPKIDAPHRQFFPVNAFGFVPESNEFKVVRIVSYYTSGNIELPSPGDVFVMQAEVYKMSTDSWTVLNASAIPCYGPQHMFLEIESFLPLKFNRPTRTLFLEGAFHWLAVNPKNVYDLCAAVVAFDLEHEEFKIISLLESHRILHSKKGQLEIINDLLGLIVPHRPGFSPDFDVWVMNDYGSKESWTRMYCVKQSTGFARPCGYWKDDLLLMVENGRRNRLFFYDLRTKERQNILNSGYFYYEYFCSYVETLVPVSRRNAVVENADD, from the coding sequence GTATCTACTGCTTTCATCGTACATAGGTATGGTAATAGTAAGGGAGATTTTAAACATTTCTGGGGGGGATCGATCACTATGCAATTTACCAGTCGAACTTCTAAGTGAAATCTTTTTAAAGCTTCCAGTGAGGTCGCTGTTGGCTTGCCAGTGTGTGTGCAAATCATTTGACAGGCTGATCAAAAGCCCTGCATTTACAGCTAGCCATGTCAATCACAACTCTACTTCTAGTACCAACACCTATTGTTCAGTCAATATTCTTGTCATTGACGAGGATTTTAAAGACAGATGCGAGCAAATCCTGATAAATAACGAAGGCGGTTCTGTAATTTCTACTTCTCATGTGAGACAGAGTAATCCTCTCGCAACCAATATCTCCGTTATAGGCAGCTGCAATGGTTTGTTTTGTGCTTATCTTAATATATTTGGTGAACCATGGGCATCTCGCATAATGCTTTGGAATCCTGTCACAAGAGATAATAGATTTCTTCCGAAACCCAAGATTGATGCTCCGCACAGGCAATTTTTCCCTGTTAATGCATTTGGTTTTGTCCCTGAAAGTAACGAGTTCAAGGTAGTGAGGATTGTTTCCTATTATACTTCAGGCAATATAGAATTACCCTCGCCTGGTGATGTTTTTGTAATGCAAGCTGAAGTGTACAAAATGAGTACAGATTCTTGGACTGTCTTGAACGCAAGTGCTATACCTTGTTATGGGCCTCAACATATGTTCTTGGAAATTGAATCTTTTTTACCGCTCAAGTTTAATCGGCCTACTAGGACATTGTTCTTAGAGGGAGCATTTCACTGGCTTGCTGTAAATCCAAAAAATGTTTATGATCTTTGTGCAGCAGTAGTGGCATTTGATCTTGAGCATGAGGAGTTTAAAATAATCAGCTTACTGGAGTCTCATAGAATTTTGCACTCAAAGAAGGGCCAGCTTGAGATTATAAACGATCTTCTTGGTCTAATTGTTCCTCACAGGCCCGGTTTTTCCCCAGACTTTGACGTATGGGTGATGAATGATTACGGGAGTAAAGAGTCTTGGACTAGGATGTATTGTGTTAAACAATCTACTGGATTTGCACGTCCATGTGGATATTGGAAAGATGATCTTCTGCTAATGGTTGAGAACGGCAGGCGTAATAGGTTGTTTTTTTATGACCTCCGTACCAAAGAAAGGCAGAACATCTTAAATTCTGGGTATTTCTACTACGAATATTTCTGTAGTTATGTTGAAACACTTGTCCCGGTCAGCAGA